From the Oncorhynchus nerka isolate Pitt River linkage group LG20, Oner_Uvic_2.0, whole genome shotgun sequence genome, one window contains:
- the LOC135562977 gene encoding peptidase inhibitor R3HDML-like translates to MCYQNSILRVEMGAACAQLLFAAIFWSMPYTGAAAVLSLSKSNQTDLLQLTRSAFEAESDWSNRNLTSIDMPRSRRRRAISSREMNALLDYHNRVRSQVFPQAANMEIMVWDGKLAKSADSWASRCIWDHGPSQTMRYMGQNLSINSGRYRSVIELVRSWQDEKNSFSYPNTCSGPVCSHYTQMVWANTNRMGCAINKCSNMNVYGSSWRTAVFLVCNYSIKGNWVGEAPYKSGKPCSACPSKYGGSCNRNQCSSAGSKVKAKKRKRY, encoded by the exons ATGTGCTATCAAAACTCCATCCTGAGGGTAGAGATGGGTGCTGCTTGCGCTCAGCTCCTCTTCGCTGCCATCTTCTGGTCAATGCCTTACACTGGAGCTGCTGCTGTGCTGTCTCTGTCCAAATCCAACCAGACAGACCTTCTCCAACTAACTAGGTCTGCCTTCGAGGCAGAGTCTGACTGGAGTAATCGGAATCTTACTAGCATTGACATGCCTCGTAGCCGAAGGAGGAGAGCCATCTCCTCCAGAGAAATGAATGCCTTGTTGGATTATCACAACCGTGTCCGCTCCCAGGTCTTCCCTCAAGCTGCCAACATGGAGATCATG GTGTGGGATGGGAAACTGGCAAAATCAGCAGATTCCTGGGCTTCCCGCTGCATATGGGATCATGGACCCTCACAGACCATGAGATATATGGGCCAAAACCTGTCCATCAACTCTGGCAG ATACCGATCAGTCATTGAGCTGGTGAGGTCCTGGCAGGATGAGAAAAACTCATTCTCCTACCCCAACACATGCAGTGGACCAGTTTGTTCCCACTATACACAG ATGGTATGGGCCAATACCAATAGGATGGGATGTGCCATCAACAAGTGCTCAAACATGAACGTGTATGGGAGCTCTTGGAGAACAGCAGTGTTCCTGGTTTGCAACTACTCTATCAA AGGGAACTGGGTTGGAGAGGCTCCCTACAAGAGTGGCAAACCATGCTCTGCATGTCCATCAAAATATGGAGGTTCGTGTAACAGAAACCAGTGTTCCTCCGCTGGTTCAAAAGTCAAAGCCAAGAAACGAAAAAGATATTAA